Proteins co-encoded in one Aspergillus fumigatus Af293 chromosome 6, whole genome shotgun sequence genomic window:
- a CDS encoding cation:proton antiporter: MVALQNALAYHEPGIKTILIQTSFLLALNWVNTLLDKLIYCGLIGQLLIGIAWGVPGANWLELDVQKTIQQLGYLGLLLLVYEGGLSTSFSQLKSNIGLSSMVAITGIAVPMALSFILMSLLSATPLQAFAAGASLCSTSIGTTFTILSTTGLAKTRLGIVLGSAAMMDDVAGLVMVQIISSLGSANQESSFDPVVVIRPIFVAVGFALGLLLIWRFVVVAVVRKYQAHAIRIPGWMRSLNVALVIYMLYLIGLVTSAQYAGTSGLFAAYLAGASISWLDEMMATGEKQPKTEIPANDQRKHRPGSIEMQTRLTRDANHTQRSHRETESTAHTVTTVHSKRPTGELTFETFCKEPLKRILSPLFFASIGFSIPITKMFEGRVVWRGVVYTLLMAFGKLVTGLLLMRLTLRGSKLLNKAKKVLLGFATVRAAKSCKTKPQLDSDCSRAPAQGEIQSDGPKREESQLPESDSRTQDSQFPAATAVNDSPQEGLCPPVARLSSSRLPLRPRSLYPASILGLAMVARGEIGYLIASLAEADGIFFPHSSSSPRTDSQEVASEIYLVVIWAITLCTFIGPLCVGFLVKRVKTLQRLRTQSGGEDPLGAWGVS; the protein is encoded by the exons ATGGTAGCCTTACAAAATGCATTGGCATATCATGAGCCAGGGATCAAAACTATTCTGATCCAAACTAGCTTTCTGCTTGCCCTCAACTGGGTGAACACCCTACTTGATAAGCTGATCTACTGCGGGCTTATTGGGCAGCTTCTCATTGGGATTGCATGGGGAGTTCCCGGAGCCAACTGGCTAGAACTGGACGTTCAGAAAACCATTCAGCAGTTGGGATATCTCGGGTTGCTTCTCTTGGTGTACGAGG GTGGCCTTTCAACATCATTCTCCCAATTGAAATCAAACATTGGTCTGTCCTCCATGGTGGCGATCACCGGGATAGCTGTGCCTATGGCATTATCCTTCATCCTGATGAGCTTACTATCAGCGACTCCTCTTCAAGCATTTGCCGCCGGTGCGTCCCTCTGCTCAACCAGTATCGGAACCACATTCACCATCCTGTCCACGACGGGATTGGCAAAGACCAGGTTGGGTATCGTCCTGGGCAGCGCAGCGATGATGGACGATGTCGCAGGCTTGGTGATGGTTCAAATCATCTCGAGTCTGGGTAGTGCGAATCAAGAATCGTCCTTCGACCCGGTGGTCGTGATCAGACCCATCTTTGTTGCCGTTGGGTTTGCTTTggggcttcttctcatttgGCGGTTTGTCGTTGTGGCGGTCGTACGGAAATATCAGGCGCACGCGATTCGAATTCCTGGCTGGATGAGGTCTCTGAATGTCGCATTGGTTATCTACATGCTCTATCTCATTGGACTGGTCACCAGCGCACAGTACGCAGGCACGTCGGGACTCTTCGCTGCATATCTGGCTGGGGCTAGCATTTCCTGGCTTGACGAGATGATGGCCACTGGTGAAAAACAGCCAAAGACCGAGATCCCAGCCAATGACCAGCGTAAACATCGACCGGGGAGCATTGAAATGCAAACTCGCCTCACTCGCGACGCAAATCATACGCAAAGAAGTCACAGAGAAACCGAGTCCACCGCCCATACGGTAACCACTGTGCATTCCAAGCGACCAACTGGAGAACTTACGTTCGAAACTTTCTGCAAAGAGCCCCTCAAGCGGATTTTGAGCCCACTATTTTTT GCTTCGATAGGGTTCTCCATTCCAATCACGAAAATGTTTGAAGGGAGGGTAGTATGGCGAGGCGTCGTCTACACTCTTCTCATGGCCTTTGGCAAGCTAGTGACCGGATTATTGCTGATGCGGCTGACTTTACGCGGATCAAAGCTGTTGaacaaggcgaagaaggttTTACTCGGGTTTGCCACTGTGAGAGCGGCCAAGTCATGCAAGACCAAACCTCAGCTGGACAGTGACTGCTCACGCGCCCCAGCGCAAGGAGAGATACAAAGCGATGGAccaaagagagaagaaagcCAACTTCCCGAATCAGACTCGCGCACGCAGGACTCTCAATTTCCAGCGGCAACAGCGGTAAATGACTCACCACAAGAAGGCCTTTGTCCTCCTGTAGCACGACTCAGCAGCTCACGGCTTCCTCTCAGGCCCCGCTCGTTGTATCCGGCGTCGATTCTGGGTTTGGCTATGGTGGCGCGAGGCGAGATTGGCTACCTCATCGCATCACTGGCCGAGGCGGATGggatcttcttccctcaTTCGTCCTCATCTCCCAGAACCGATAGCCAAGAGGTAGCCTCTGAGATCTATCTGGTGGTCATCTGGGCCATCACCCTCTGCACTTTCATTGGGCCCCTTTGTGTCGGGTTTTTAGTGAAGAGGGTAAAAACCCTCCAGAGACTTCGAACCCAATCTGGCGGCGAAGACCCTCTAGGCGCATGGGGCGTCTCTTGA
- a CDS encoding alpha/beta hydrolase, protein MAWYAHAVERASNSFNGPQIHLHLLALTGASVTLAFLFRSFLSEQHPEGTILPSPRTAISTLSDAEKRQLPLPNDVLPGARDVASPYGSMRVYEWGPEDGPKVLFVHGITTPCIALGGLAHALADQGCRVMLFDLFGRGYSDCPSDAPQDDRLFATQIFLALSSSPVSWTGAGSGKFCLVGYSLGGGIAAAFASYFPNLLSGLVLLAPAGLIRDSQISLQSRLLYSRGLVPERVLGFLVGRRLRAGPLTTPKPKNEKLNAADALTEELPSQTVGNMQVLSRAYPHVSVPNAVSWQVNNHAGFVHAFMSSMRFGPILKQRQWDTWTRLGKHLAAQKQLSTEEQLTNGLPSDKVLIMCGIHDAIIVKDEIVPDATLALQGNVDFEFYNAGHEFPSTLYDKVAQRILELLQ, encoded by the exons ATGGCTTGGTACGCCCACGCAGTTGAAAGAGCCTCTAATTCTTTCAACGGCCCACAGATTCATCTTCACCTACTAGCTCTGACTGGGGCTTCGGTGACTCtcgcttttcttttccgttCGTTTCTCTCCGAACAGCATCCTGAAGGTACCATTCTCCCTTCGCCCCGTACAGCGATTTCAACTCTGTCCGATGCGGAGAAGCGCCAACTCCCTCTGCCAAATGATGTGCTCCCTGGTGCGCGGGATGTAGCCTCGCCGTATGGCTCCATGAGAGTGTATGAATGGGGTCCAGAGGACGGGCCTAAAGTATTATTTGTCCATGGAATCACCACACCTTGCATTGCTCTGGGCGGATTGGCACATGCTTTAGCCGATCAGGGCTGCCGAGTGATGCTTTTTGATCT TTTCGGAAGAGGTTACTCGGACTGTCCATCTGACGCTCCTCAAGATGATCGACTTTTTGCTACTCAGATTTTCCTCGCTCTAAGCTCCTCTCCTGTCTCCTGGACGGGAGCTGGCTCTGGGAAATTCTGTCTGGTCGGTTACTCCTTGGGCGGTGGTATTGCAGCGGCATTCGCATCGTACTTCCCTAATCTACTCTCCGGATTGGTGTTATTGGCCCCAGCAGGGTTGATCCGCGACTCCCAAATCAGCCTTCAGTCCCGACTTCTCTATTCGCGTGGTCTGGTTCCAGAGCGCGTACTCGGTTTCCTTGTTGGTCGCCGCCTCCGCGCTGGGCCCTTGACTACCCCAAAACCAAAGAATGAAAAACTGAACGCTGCGGATGCCCTCACTGAGGAGCTTCCCTCACAAACCGTGGGCAATATGCAGGTATTGTCTCGGGCCTATCCGCATGTCTCGGTTCCCAATGCCGTTTCTTGGCAGGTGAACAACCATGCCGGATTTGTTCATGCTTTTATGTCTAGTATGCGCTTTGGCCCGATCCTGAAGCAGCGACAGTGGGACACCTGGACGCGCCTTGGCAAGCACCTGGCAGCACAGAAGCAACTTTCAACGGAAGAACAACTGACAAATGGTCTTCCAAGTGACAAAGTCCTCATCATGTGCGGCATCCATGATGCCATTATCGTGAAGGATGAGATTGTACCCGATGCCACGTTGGCCCTCCAGGGAAATGTTGATTTTGAGTTCTACAACGCAGGCCATGAGTTTCCCAGCACATTATACGACAAGGTAGCACAACGGATACTGGAGCTCTTGCAATGA